The following is a genomic window from Elstera cyanobacteriorum.
CCAAGGTATTCACCCGCCGATAACCATCCTCAAGTTTCTGTTCTTCGGACAAACGCGGATCGGCCATCTTCAGGGCAATTTCAGCATCCGCTGAATTGATATCAGCAAGCCGGGTACTAAGCCGTTGCTTCAGTTGCGGATCCCGCGCCGTCTGGGGCTCCGAGAGTTCCCGCAGGGTCTCGACGCGCATCTGCGTCAATCGCTGCTGCAAATGCGCATGATGAACCAAGGCCGCTTCCGACTTCAGCCCGGCGGCCTGCCCCTGGGTAAGCCAATCCACGGCTTCTTGAGAGTTTGCGGACAGCAGCCGCCGGGTCTTGTCCGTCAACGCGGCGGGGGCCAGGGCCTGAACCCGGTCGAGAACGCTTGTCATGGTTATACGCTCCCCTGATTGAGACGCAGTCGAACATCGGCCCCAGCGGACCTGAACCCGGTTAGGAGAGTGCGCAGCGGTGCAAAAATCGGATCATCTGCGAGCGGCAAACCGGGCCGAGCACGGCTATCCCACCAGCGCAGGACCGCGGGGCTGCCAGCCTGATCGGTCTGCGTCGCGGGCAGAAGCTGGGCCTGAAGGGCCGCGAGGTCGGTTTCTGCGGGAACCGGGCAGAAGCCGCCCCAGGGTATTGCCTGCCCTGCCAGCCAAGCGGCAAGCGCATCGCCGGGTGTGACTAGGGTCACCCAGGGCGCAGTACCGAGCACCGGCGCACTCACCCTATTCCCCAAGAGGCATAAAGCCTCCCCGCCATGATCGGCGAGGCGGGGGAGGGCTTCTGGCAGCACCGCAGGGTCGATCACCGCCAGTCCCGCTTGGCCCGGCGCGAGGGGAACCAGAGTTTCCGGCGGCAGCGGATCGGGTGAAAC
Proteins encoded in this region:
- a CDS encoding PAAR domain-containing protein, with product MIDKTQACVGDIVTCPVHGLTRIAEGIAAFTIAGRAMSRIGHRTLCGATITTGSSFYFLKGAGAAIEGSETDHGGRVLRNRFHTFVGTAEADQTARALRDAAATGAPVALACESEAAIPKDHARLPVSPDPLPPETLVPLAPGQAGLAVIDPAVLPEALPRLADHGGEALCLLGNRVSAPVLGTAPWVTLVTPGDALAAWLAGQAIPWGGFCPVPAETDLAALQAQLLPATQTDQAGSPAVLRWWDSRARPGLPLADDPIFAPLRTLLTGFRSAGADVRLRLNQGSV